In Acinetobacter sp. WCHAc010034, a genomic segment contains:
- a CDS encoding SDR family NAD(P)-dependent oxidoreductase codes for MAKRDDLSGKVVWITGASSGLGKALAQECALQGAQVVLTARRLDELEKVRVSLLNPDQHISVCADITDESQVRRAYEQVLQQKGRIDWLINNAGLSQRALIADTAMLTERAIMEVDYFSQVFLTKTVLPAFLKQKSGRIAFVSSVAGLLGTQYRASYSAAKAAIHMWANSLRAEVADQGVDVSVIFPGFVKTNVSFNALNGEGQAQGHQDEAIENGLEADEFARIAVKALLAGDEYIVVGGRKEKLGVLVSRISPKTLYKMIRKARVK; via the coding sequence ATGGCAAAACGGGATGATTTAAGCGGCAAAGTGGTGTGGATCACCGGCGCCTCCTCCGGCTTGGGCAAGGCCTTGGCTCAGGAGTGCGCGCTGCAGGGCGCGCAGGTGGTGCTGACCGCGCGCCGCCTTGACGAGCTGGAAAAAGTCCGGGTTTCGCTGCTGAATCCGGATCAGCACATCTCGGTTTGCGCAGACATCACCGATGAAAGCCAAGTCCGCCGCGCCTATGAGCAGGTGCTGCAGCAGAAGGGCCGCATCGACTGGCTGATCAACAATGCCGGCCTGAGCCAGCGCGCCCTGATTGCCGATACCGCCATGCTGACCGAGCGCGCCATTATGGAAGTGGACTATTTTTCGCAGGTATTCCTGACCAAAACCGTTCTGCCGGCTTTCCTAAAGCAGAAATCCGGCCGCATTGCCTTTGTTTCCAGCGTGGCCGGCCTGCTGGGCACGCAGTACCGCGCATCGTATTCGGCCGCCAAAGCAGCCATTCATATGTGGGCCAACAGCCTGCGCGCGGAAGTGGCGGATCAGGGGGTTGATGTTTCAGTAATTTTCCCTGGCTTTGTGAAAACCAATGTGTCATTCAATGCGCTGAATGGTGAAGGCCAGGCGCAAGGCCATCAGGATGAGGCGATTGAAAATGGCCTGGAGGCGGATGAGTTTGCGCGGATTGCGGTCAAAGCCCTGCTGGCCGGCGATGAATATATTGTGGTGGGCGGGCGCAAGGAAAAACTGGGGGTGCTGGTGTCCCGGATTTCGCCTAAAACCTTGTATAAAATGATCCGTAAAG